A genomic window from Streptomyces mirabilis includes:
- a CDS encoding macro domain-containing protein → MSEIAYVRGDATTPSVKGVKLIAHVCNDIGGWGKGFVLALSRRWPEPEAAYRAWHRDRAHNDFGLGATQFVQVEKYVWVANLIGQRGIRTGSKGVPVRYEAIDTGLAHVAIKAAELDASVHMPRIGCGLAGGDWSRVEPLILRRLVERGVAVTVYDHGE, encoded by the coding sequence ATGTCGGAGATCGCATATGTCCGGGGTGACGCCACCACTCCATCGGTCAAGGGCGTCAAGCTGATCGCCCATGTCTGCAATGACATCGGGGGCTGGGGGAAGGGCTTCGTCCTGGCCCTGTCGCGCCGCTGGCCCGAGCCGGAGGCGGCGTACCGGGCGTGGCACCGGGACCGGGCGCACAACGACTTCGGGCTGGGTGCGACCCAGTTCGTCCAGGTCGAGAAGTACGTGTGGGTGGCGAACCTGATAGGCCAGCGGGGCATTCGGACCGGCAGCAAGGGCGTCCCCGTTCGCTACGAGGCGATCGACACAGGCCTCGCCCACGTGGCGATCAAGGCCGCCGAACTCGACGCGTCCGTCCACATGCCCCGTATCGGCTGCGGTCTGGCCGGCGGCGACTGGTCCCGGGTGGAACCGCTCATCTTGCGACGGCTGGTGGAGCGGGGGGTGGCGGTGACGGTGTACGACCACGGGGAGTGA
- a CDS encoding M1 family metallopeptidase has translation MHRRLIAPGALAASLLLAIPASAADYTPGAPGIGDPYYPAYGNGGYDVSHYDLRLQYQPATDELQGTATLLATTTQDLSRFDLDFLLDVSEVRVNGAKASFTTSGQHELEITPATPLPKGTPVTVVVRYSGVPSTKSAYGFSTWHRTPDGAVAADEPESAWWWFPSNDHPSDKATYDVSVAVPDGTQAISNGTLQSTSSRLGWTRYSWRSNKPQATYLATLAIGKFDITTGTTAAGVPVVNAYSKDLGDNDGAARASVERTGEIVDWLTGYFGPYPFSSVGGYVPNTTTGYALETQTRVYYSPRQFANGSNTSVVVHELAHQWYGDDVSLKGWKDIWINEGFARYAQWLWSEHEGEGTAQELADYVYASHPADDAFWKVAPGDPGPDNQFDTAVYDRGAVAVQALRNEVGDDTFFAILKGWPREHAYGNASVGDFRKYAEKVSGKSLATLFDTWLFEPSKPAAPAARGASIAVAPATAGAPAQPRSWKKIAATDSVHSG, from the coding sequence GTGCACCGCAGACTCATCGCCCCGGGCGCGCTCGCCGCCTCCCTGCTGCTGGCGATCCCGGCATCGGCGGCGGACTACACCCCCGGGGCGCCCGGTATCGGCGACCCCTACTACCCGGCCTACGGCAACGGCGGATACGACGTCTCGCACTACGACCTGCGGCTCCAGTACCAGCCGGCCACCGACGAGTTGCAGGGAACGGCGACCCTCCTGGCCACCACCACGCAGGACCTCTCACGCTTCGACCTCGACTTCCTGCTCGACGTGAGCGAGGTGCGGGTCAACGGGGCGAAGGCCTCGTTCACCACCTCGGGCCAGCACGAGCTGGAGATCACCCCGGCGACTCCGCTGCCGAAGGGCACGCCCGTCACGGTCGTCGTCCGTTACAGCGGGGTGCCCTCGACGAAGAGCGCGTACGGCTTCTCGACCTGGCACCGCACTCCGGACGGGGCCGTCGCGGCGGACGAGCCCGAGTCGGCCTGGTGGTGGTTCCCCAGCAACGACCATCCGAGCGACAAGGCCACGTACGACGTCTCGGTGGCGGTGCCGGACGGTACGCAGGCGATTTCCAACGGCACGCTCCAGTCGACGAGTTCACGGCTCGGCTGGACCCGCTACAGCTGGCGGTCCAACAAGCCGCAGGCGACCTATCTCGCGACGCTCGCCATCGGAAAATTCGACATCACGACGGGCACGACGGCCGCCGGCGTCCCGGTCGTCAACGCGTACAGCAAGGACCTCGGCGACAACGACGGGGCCGCGCGGGCGAGCGTCGAGCGGACCGGGGAGATCGTCGACTGGCTGACCGGCTACTTCGGCCCGTACCCCTTCAGCTCGGTGGGCGGATACGTGCCGAACACCACCACCGGGTACGCGCTGGAGACCCAGACCCGCGTCTACTACAGCCCCCGGCAGTTCGCGAACGGCTCCAACACCTCCGTGGTCGTCCATGAGCTGGCGCACCAGTGGTACGGCGACGACGTGTCCCTGAAGGGCTGGAAGGACATCTGGATCAACGAGGGCTTCGCGCGGTACGCGCAGTGGCTGTGGTCCGAGCACGAGGGGGAGGGGACGGCGCAGGAGCTCGCGGACTACGTGTACGCCTCGCATCCGGCGGACGACGCCTTCTGGAAGGTCGCGCCGGGTGACCCCGGTCCGGACAACCAGTTCGACACCGCGGTCTACGACCGGGGGGCGGTGGCGGTGCAGGCGCTGCGCAACGAGGTCGGGGACGACACGTTCTTCGCCATCCTGAAGGGGTGGCCGCGGGAGCACGCGTACGGGAACGCGTCCGTCGGGGACTTCCGGAAGTACGCGGAGAAGGTGTCGGGCAAGTCGCTCGCCACGCTCTTCGACACCTGGCTGTTCGAGCCGTCGAAGCCGGCGGCGCCCGCGGCGAGGGGTGCGTCGATCGCGGTGGCCCCGGCCACGGCGGGGGCCCCGGCGCAACCCAGGTCGTGGAAGAAGATCGCGGCGACCGACTCCGTCCACTCCGGCTGA
- a CDS encoding MerR family transcriptional regulator, which yields MTTDTEEPTLTVDELAARAGVTVRTIRFYSSKGLLPPPVIGPRRVGHYSQEHLARLALIEELQRQGMTLAAIERHLQQLPADLSAQDLALHRAVVASWAPDAAEDVTREELERRAGRPLGEEDLERLVAMNIIERAEGTTGTAHSSGSPAAPDSFRVDPALLALGVQLLDVPLAHESILAARGVLLEHSRAAARELSALLREAVGEHESVAAVKSLSAHMQPLVVQALLTTFQRSLKAELREWLKES from the coding sequence ATGACGACGGACACCGAGGAGCCGACGCTCACGGTCGACGAGCTGGCCGCACGCGCGGGCGTCACGGTCCGTACGATCCGCTTCTACAGCTCCAAGGGACTGCTCCCGCCGCCCGTGATCGGACCCCGGCGGGTGGGGCACTACAGCCAGGAGCACCTGGCCCGGCTCGCGCTCATCGAGGAGCTGCAGCGCCAGGGCATGACGCTCGCCGCGATCGAGCGCCATCTTCAGCAGCTGCCGGCCGACCTGAGCGCCCAGGATCTCGCCCTTCACCGTGCCGTGGTCGCCTCCTGGGCGCCGGACGCGGCGGAGGACGTGACGCGCGAGGAACTGGAACGGCGGGCCGGCCGCCCCCTGGGCGAGGAGGACCTGGAGCGGCTGGTCGCGATGAACATCATCGAGCGGGCCGAGGGCACCACCGGCACCGCGCACTCCTCGGGCTCCCCGGCCGCCCCGGACTCCTTCCGCGTGGACCCGGCGCTGCTGGCGCTCGGCGTCCAGCTCCTCGACGTACCGCTCGCGCACGAGTCGATCCTCGCCGCGCGCGGCGTCCTGCTGGAGCACTCCCGCGCCGCGGCACGCGAGCTGTCCGCGTTGCTGCGCGAGGCGGTGGGCGAGCACGAGTCGGTGGCGGCGGTGAAGTCCCTGTCGGCCCACATGCAGCCGCTGGTGGTGCAGGCGCTGCTGACCACGTTCCAGCGCTCCCTGAAGGCGGAGCTGCGGGAGTGGCTCAAGGAGTCCTGA
- a CDS encoding Xaa-Pro dipeptidyl-peptidase produces MPKPARRMRFTTWRSLATAATAALMAVFLAPAAAHGAPRESTPVYSYENAIRESVWVDTGLDGDGDGKTDRVAVDIVRPRELAQQGRKVPVIMDASPYYACCGRGNESQLKTYDANGDVVQMPLFYDNYFVPRGYAFVGVDLAGTNRSDGCVDVGGRSDIQSAKAVVDWLNGRAKGYTTRTGADRAKATWTNGRTGMIGKSWDGTIANGVAATGVKGLKTIVPISAISSWYDYYFAKGAPLYDSGPDWLSGYVDSPEATAKCAAVQQKLVDGAPRTGDWTKFWSERDYVKDAGKVRASVFLVHGMQDLNVRTKNFGQWWSALAKNGVERKIWLSQTGHVDPFDFRRGAWVDTLHRWFDHELLGYDNGIDHEPMADIERHPDQWATSSVWPPRGTQTTTLRPGTGTQAGVGTLGLRTGSGSETFTDDPKLGETDWAAHIDRSSPEKAGFVTKPLTRDLRLSGSSTVTVTATPTTSTAHLSAVLVDLGPDTIRDYADGGEGITTVTDRTCWGPSTTGDSSCYKVTQAKKTDVAATVFSRGWADLGNYASDLKGVPLTPGKAYTITLDLAATDHVVPAGHRLALIVAGTDKDLIDPPSTTPTLTLDLSRTSARVPFVGGAEAFAKATSGSTAAATSTAGLDGVRHPSSALRVPGETR; encoded by the coding sequence ATGCCGAAACCAGCGCGCCGTATGCGCTTCACGACCTGGAGATCGCTCGCGACGGCGGCCACCGCCGCCCTGATGGCCGTCTTCCTCGCCCCCGCCGCCGCACACGGCGCGCCCCGGGAGAGCACCCCGGTCTACTCGTACGAGAACGCGATCCGCGAATCCGTCTGGGTGGACACCGGCCTCGACGGCGACGGGGACGGGAAGACCGACCGCGTCGCCGTCGACATCGTCCGGCCCCGTGAACTCGCCCAGCAGGGCCGCAAGGTTCCCGTGATCATGGACGCCAGCCCGTACTACGCCTGCTGCGGGCGCGGAAACGAGAGCCAGCTCAAGACGTACGACGCGAACGGCGACGTCGTCCAGATGCCGCTGTTCTACGACAACTACTTCGTACCGCGCGGCTACGCCTTCGTCGGCGTCGACCTGGCCGGAACCAATCGCTCCGACGGCTGTGTGGACGTCGGCGGCCGCTCCGACATCCAGTCCGCGAAAGCCGTGGTCGACTGGCTCAACGGTCGGGCCAAGGGCTACACGACGCGTACCGGCGCCGACCGGGCCAAGGCGACCTGGACCAACGGCAGAACCGGCATGATCGGCAAGAGCTGGGACGGCACCATCGCCAACGGTGTCGCCGCGACCGGCGTCAAGGGCCTGAAGACCATCGTGCCGATCAGCGCCATCTCCTCCTGGTACGACTACTACTTCGCCAAGGGCGCCCCGCTGTACGACTCGGGCCCGGACTGGCTCTCCGGCTACGTCGACAGCCCCGAGGCCACCGCCAAGTGCGCCGCCGTGCAGCAGAAGCTCGTCGACGGGGCGCCGCGCACCGGTGACTGGACCAAGTTCTGGTCCGAGCGCGACTACGTGAAGGACGCCGGCAAGGTCAGGGCGAGCGTCTTCCTGGTGCACGGCATGCAGGACCTCAACGTCCGTACCAAGAACTTCGGCCAGTGGTGGAGCGCCCTCGCCAAGAACGGCGTCGAGCGCAAGATCTGGCTCTCGCAGACCGGCCATGTCGACCCCTTCGACTTCCGCCGCGGCGCCTGGGTCGACACCCTGCACCGCTGGTTCGACCACGAACTCCTCGGCTACGACAACGGCATCGACCACGAGCCCATGGCAGACATCGAGCGCCACCCCGACCAGTGGGCCACCTCCAGCGTCTGGCCGCCCCGCGGGACGCAGACGACGACACTCCGCCCCGGCACGGGCACCCAGGCGGGCGTCGGCACCCTCGGTCTGCGTACGGGCTCCGGGAGCGAGACCTTCACCGACGACCCGAAGCTCGGCGAGACCGACTGGGCCGCCCACATCGACCGGTCCAGCCCCGAGAAGGCCGGATTCGTCACCAAGCCGCTGACCCGGGACCTGCGGCTGTCCGGCTCCTCCACGGTGACCGTCACCGCCACGCCGACCACCTCGACCGCTCACCTCTCCGCGGTCCTGGTCGACCTGGGCCCGGACACCATCCGTGACTACGCCGACGGCGGCGAGGGCATCACCACCGTCACCGACCGCACCTGCTGGGGTCCGAGCACGACCGGCGACAGCTCCTGCTACAAGGTCACCCAGGCGAAGAAGACCGATGTGGCCGCCACGGTCTTCAGCCGCGGCTGGGCCGACCTCGGCAACTACGCCTCCGACCTCAAGGGCGTCCCGCTCACCCCGGGCAAGGCGTACACGATCACGCTCGACCTGGCCGCCACCGACCACGTCGTCCCGGCGGGCCACCGGCTCGCTCTGATCGTCGCGGGCACCGACAAGGACCTCATCGACCCGCCGTCGACCACTCCGACCCTCACGCTGGACCTGTCCCGTACGTCGGCCCGCGTGCCGTTCGTCGGCGGCGCCGAGGCCTTCGCCAAGGCGACGTCGGGATCCACCGCCGCCGCGACGAGCACGGCCGGCCTCGACGGCGTACGCCATCCGAGCAGTGCCCTCCGGGTCCCGGGGGAGACCCGCTGA
- a CDS encoding amino acid permease: MSKDAVDTAKAAPRTDAARTPADAGDAGYSKDLKARHVNMIAIGGAIGTGLFLGAGGRLHTAGPALAIAYLVCGVFAFFVVRALGELVLYRPSSGSFVSYAREFLGEKGAYVAGWMYFLNWSTTGIADITAIALYTHYWSFFTDIPQWVLALIALAVVLAVNLISVKIFGEMEFWFAIVKVATLVSFMLVGIFLLATHHDVGGQKPGLGVITDHGGLLPHGIMPVVLVMQGVIFAYAALELVGVAAGETAEPEKVVPRAVNSIMWRVGLFYVGSVVLLALLLPGSVYSADESPFVTVLSKIGVQGAGDVMNLVVLTAAMSSLNSGLYSTGRILRSMAMAGSAPRFTAKMNRSQVPYGGILLTCAVCVLGVGLNYLMPSQAFEIVLNVASLGIISTWVIIMVCHLVFVRRAKDGLVTRPSFRLPGSPVTEIVTIAFLLAVLGLMGNDPEVGRKTLLLIPVIAALLVGGWFAIRHRVSKTTDQELSELTK, from the coding sequence GTGAGCAAGGACGCCGTAGACACGGCCAAGGCCGCACCCCGCACCGACGCGGCCCGCACGCCCGCGGACGCGGGCGACGCCGGTTACAGCAAGGACCTCAAGGCCCGCCACGTCAACATGATCGCCATCGGGGGCGCGATCGGCACCGGACTCTTCCTCGGCGCCGGCGGCCGACTCCACACCGCGGGACCCGCGCTGGCGATCGCCTACCTCGTCTGCGGAGTCTTCGCCTTCTTCGTCGTGCGCGCGCTCGGCGAGCTGGTCCTCTACCGGCCGTCCTCCGGGTCCTTCGTGTCGTACGCGCGCGAGTTCCTCGGCGAGAAGGGCGCGTACGTCGCCGGGTGGATGTACTTCCTCAACTGGTCGACGACCGGCATCGCCGACATCACCGCGATCGCGCTCTACACGCACTACTGGAGCTTCTTCACCGACATCCCGCAGTGGGTGCTGGCGCTGATCGCCCTCGCGGTGGTCCTGGCCGTCAACCTGATCTCGGTGAAGATCTTCGGCGAGATGGAGTTCTGGTTCGCGATCGTCAAGGTCGCCACCCTCGTCTCCTTCATGCTGGTCGGCATCTTCCTGCTGGCCACGCACCACGACGTGGGCGGTCAGAAGCCCGGCCTGGGCGTCATCACGGACCACGGCGGTCTGCTCCCGCACGGGATCATGCCGGTCGTCCTGGTGATGCAGGGCGTGATCTTCGCTTACGCGGCCCTGGAGCTGGTCGGTGTCGCCGCGGGCGAGACCGCCGAGCCGGAGAAGGTCGTCCCGCGCGCGGTGAACTCGATCATGTGGCGCGTGGGCCTGTTCTACGTGGGCTCGGTCGTGCTGCTCGCGCTGCTGCTGCCCGGTTCGGTCTACTCGGCCGACGAGAGCCCCTTCGTCACCGTCCTGTCGAAGATCGGCGTCCAGGGTGCCGGTGACGTCATGAACCTGGTCGTCCTCACCGCGGCCATGTCGTCCCTGAACTCCGGCCTGTACTCCACCGGCCGCATCCTGCGCTCCATGGCGATGGCGGGCTCCGCGCCCCGGTTCACCGCGAAGATGAACCGCAGCCAGGTCCCGTACGGCGGCATCCTGCTCACCTGCGCGGTGTGCGTGCTCGGCGTCGGCCTGAACTACCTCATGCCCAGCCAGGCCTTCGAGATCGTCCTGAACGTGGCGTCCCTGGGCATCATCAGCACCTGGGTGATCATCATGGTCTGTCACCTGGTGTTCGTCCGCCGCGCCAAGGACGGTCTGGTCACCCGCCCGTCCTTCCGGCTCCCCGGCAGCCCCGTGACCGAGATCGTCACCATCGCCTTCCTGCTGGCCGTGCTCGGCCTGATGGGGAACGACCCCGAGGTCGGACGCAAGACCCTGCTCCTCATCCCGGTGATCGCGGCCCTGCTGGTCGGCGGCTGGTTCGCGATCCGCCACCGGGTCTCGAAGACCACGGACCAGGAACTGAGCGAGCTGACGAAGTAG